One part of the Vicia villosa cultivar HV-30 ecotype Madison, WI unplaced genomic scaffold, Vvil1.0 ctg.000189F_1_1, whole genome shotgun sequence genome encodes these proteins:
- the LOC131625106 gene encoding uncharacterized protein LOC131625106, producing the protein MPLAVSNAPGVFMEYMNRIFDAYLDQFLVVIIEDVLRYLKLDMDHAENMSYSLSKLAEEYIERIANFHDIPLSIVFDTNLRYTSRFLESLQESIGESVVLKYEIIQQTSEKIKMNQEKMKASQIHQKSYHDKISKALEFQEGDHVFLRVTPVSGVGQALKSRKFTPCFIGLYQILGRVGEVAYRVALPPFLSNLHNVFHVSLLRKYIPDPFYVIQVDSVQVRENLTAEASPSRVENPEVKHLRDKEIVLVKVVSGGPTSGSMTWEPVRCQIVLIFTHVFGTFRLFYSHILGSPFILK; encoded by the exons ATGCCTTTAGCTGTGTCTAATGCACCAGGTgtgtttatggaatatatgaatagaatATTCGACGCGTATTTAGATCAGTTTCTTGTTGTGATCATCGAGGATGTTCTAAGATATTTGAAATTGGATATGGACCATGCAGAGAATATGAG TTATTCATTGTCAAAGTTAGCTGAAGAGTATATTGAAAGGATTGCCAATTTTCATGATATCCCTTTGAGTATTGTTTTTGATACAAATCTGAGATATACATCGAGGTTTTTAGAGAGTTTGCAGGAATCTATAG GTGAGAGTGTTGTGCTCAAATATGAGATCATTCAACAGACCTCTGAGAAGATCAAGATGaaccaagagaagatgaaagcttcacaGATTCaccagaagagttaccatgataagataAGTAAGGCACTTGAATTCCAAGAGGGAGATCACGTATTTTTAAGAGTTACTCCGGTGAGTGGTGTTGGACAAGCATTGAAATCTCGAAAGTTCACACCGTGTTTTATTGGTCTTTATCAGATCTTAGGGAGAGTAGGAGAAGTGGCTTACAGAGTTGCTTTACCGCCGTTTCTTTCAAATCTCCATAATGTCTTTCATGTGTCTCTGTTGAGGAAGTACATTCCTGAtccattttatgtgattcaagtGGATAGTGTGCAAGTTAGAGAAAACTTGACAGCAGAGGCATCTCCCTCGAGAGTAGAGAATCCAGAAGTGAAGCACTTGAGAGACAAAGAGATTGTGTTGGTGAAGGTAGTGTCGGGAGGACCTACTAGTGGAAGCATGACGTGGGAgcctgttaggtgccaaattgtgttaatatttactcaTGTATTTGGTACCTTTCGACTATTTTATTCGCATATTCTTGGATCCCcgtttattttgaagtaa